One genomic region from Rhinoraja longicauda isolate Sanriku21f chromosome 8, sRhiLon1.1, whole genome shotgun sequence encodes:
- the gpbar1 gene encoding LOW QUALITY PROTEIN: G-protein coupled bile acid receptor 1 (The sequence of the model RefSeq protein was modified relative to this genomic sequence to represent the inferred CDS: deleted 1 base in 1 codon): protein MNVSSQGSADSLASHQLLVHWLTLPLSVVIVAGSLALAVGIAGSKRLHNSAGCFFLSLAVSDLATGLVLPSVPGLSSYTALPVRLCYLTYLLPNFVVLSLLANLLLVHADRYLYIVHPLGGRASLRGRWTAPAILAAWLLPLLFASLPLLGWNRWPAQPSAHCDFSLRLFTLVLLVAAVSERVQDRQREMRALERARMRGAPMHWCIQMQRGWHAARPHKQDLPPISRGPPTTREAGWGFSIHHINSNKVSREKVY from the exons ATGAACGTGAGCAGTCAAGGATCCGCGGACAGCTTGGCTTCCCACCAGCTCCTGGTCCACTGGTTGACCCTGCCCTTGTCGGTCGTGATCGTGGCGGGCAGCCTGGCCTTAGCGGTGGGCATCGCGGGCAGCAAGAGGCTTCACAACTCTGCCGGCTGCTTCTTCCTCAGCCTGGCGGTCAGCGACCTGGCCACCGGCCTGGTCCTGCCCTCGGTGCCCGGCCTGAGCTCGTACACCGCTCTGCCCGTCCGCCTGTGCTATCTCACCTACCTGCTGCCCAACTTCGTCGTGCTCTCGCTCCTCGCCAACCTGCTGCTGGTCCACGCTGACCGCTACCTGTACATCGTCCAC CCGCTGGGCGGCCGCGCCTCGCTGCGGGGACGCTGGACGGCGCCGGCCATTCTGGCTGCCTGGCTGCTACCCCTTCTCTTCGCCTCCTTGCCCCTCCTGGGCTGGAACCGCTGGCCGGCCCAGCCCAGCGCCCACTGCGACTTCAG TTTGCGATTGTTCACCCTGGTGTTGCTGGTCGCAGCTGTTTCTGAGCGGGTGCAGGACAGGCAGAGGGAAATGCGAGCGCTGGAGCGGGCACGCATGCGGGGAGCTCCAATGCACTGGTGCATTCAGATGCAAAGAGGCTGGCACGCTGCCAGACCACACAAACAGGACCTGCCGCCCATCTCTCGCGGCCCACCCACAACCAGGGAGGCGGGCTGG GGCTTTTCAATACACCACATAAATAGCAACAAGGTGTCTCGTGAAAAGGTTTACTAA